In Rahnella aquatilis CIP 78.65 = ATCC 33071, one DNA window encodes the following:
- the lptF gene encoding LPS export ABC transporter permease LptF: MIIIRYLVRETFKSQFAILFILLLIFFCQKLVRVLGAAVDGDIPTNLVLSLLGLGVPEMAQLILPLSLFLGLLMTLGKLYTDSEITVMHACGLGKRSLVIAALILALFTSLFAGVNAIWLSPWSSKHQDEVLAEAKANPSMAAMVEGQFQQAQNGNAVLFVGSVKGKEFHNVFLAQLRPNGNQRPSVVVADKGHMLQRADGSQQVMLDKGTRYEGTALLRDFRVTDFTDYLAVIGHQTVQLDPNQSDQMTMTQLWNSNEPEARAEMNWRLTLIVSVFIMALLVVPLSVVNPRQGRVLSMLPAILLYLIFFLLQTSLRSNGAKGKLDPMLWMWGTNLLYFALALVLNAWDTLPVRKIRARLRGAA; this comes from the coding sequence GTGATCATCATTAGATATCTGGTTAGGGAAACCTTCAAGAGCCAATTTGCCATTCTGTTCATTTTGCTTCTCATCTTCTTCTGTCAGAAGCTGGTCAGAGTGCTCGGAGCAGCGGTCGATGGCGATATCCCAACAAATTTAGTCCTCTCACTTCTGGGCCTTGGCGTTCCGGAAATGGCGCAGCTTATTCTGCCGCTCAGTCTGTTCCTCGGCCTGCTGATGACGCTCGGTAAACTTTATACCGACAGTGAAATCACGGTTATGCACGCCTGCGGTTTGGGAAAACGGTCACTGGTCATCGCTGCGCTGATTCTGGCATTATTTACGTCACTCTTTGCCGGTGTGAACGCGATCTGGCTCAGCCCGTGGTCCTCCAAACATCAGGATGAAGTGCTGGCGGAGGCGAAAGCCAACCCGAGCATGGCCGCGATGGTTGAAGGCCAGTTCCAGCAAGCCCAGAACGGCAATGCGGTTCTGTTTGTTGGCAGCGTAAAAGGGAAAGAATTCCACAATGTGTTCCTGGCGCAGTTGCGCCCGAACGGTAACCAGCGACCTTCTGTCGTGGTGGCGGATAAAGGGCATATGTTACAGCGTGCGGACGGTTCTCAGCAGGTGATGCTGGATAAAGGCACCCGTTATGAAGGCACGGCGCTGTTGCGTGATTTCCGTGTCACGGACTTCACCGATTATCTGGCGGTTATCGGCCATCAGACTGTGCAGCTTGATCCGAATCAGTCGGATCAGATGACCATGACGCAACTCTGGAATTCCAACGAACCGGAAGCGCGGGCAGAGATGAACTGGCGTTTAACGCTGATCGTTTCAGTCTTTATTATGGCGTTGCTGGTGGTTCCGCTCAGCGTGGTGAACCCTCGTCAGGGGCGCGTACTCAGTATGTTGCCGGCGATCCTGCTGTATCTGATTTTCTTCCTGCTGCAAACCTCGCTGCGCTCCAACGGAGCCAAAGGTAAGCTGGATCCGATGCTCTGGATGTGGGGAACCAACCTGCTCTATTTCGCACTGGCGCTGGTGCTTAATGCATGGGATACCTTGCCGGTTCGCAAGATCCGCGCGCGTCTGAGAGGAGCTGCCTGA
- the pepA gene encoding leucyl aminopeptidase — protein MEFSVKSGSPEKQRSACIVVGVFEPRRLSPIAEQLDKISDGYISALLRRGELEGKVGQTLLLHHVPNILSERILLIGCGKERELDERQYKQVIQKTINTLNDTGSMEAVCFLTELHVKGRNTYWKVRQAVETSKESLYTFDQLKSNKTEPRRPLRKMVFNVPTRRELTSGERAIQHGLAVAAGIKAAKDLGNMPPNICNAAYLASQARQLADAFSTNITTRVIGEQQMKELGMNAYLAVGQGSKNESLMSVMEYKGNPNPDAKPIVLVGKGLTFDSGGISIKPAADMDEMKYDMCGAAAVYGAMRVVAELNLPLNVIGVLAGCENMPGGQAFRPGDILTTMSGQTVEVLNTDAEGRLVLCDALTYVERFDPELVIDVATLTGACVIALGHHITGLLSNHNPLAHELIGASEQAGDRAWRLPLADEYQEQLDSNFADMANIGGRPGGAITAGCFLSRFTRKYSWAHLDIAGTAWRSGKNKGATGRPVALLSQFLLNRAGLDGDE, from the coding sequence ATGGAGTTCAGCGTAAAAAGCGGTAGCCCGGAAAAACAACGCAGTGCCTGTATTGTAGTCGGCGTTTTCGAACCTCGCCGCCTGTCACCGATTGCCGAACAACTCGATAAAATCAGTGATGGCTACATCAGCGCCCTGCTTCGCCGTGGCGAACTTGAAGGCAAAGTGGGCCAGACCCTCTTACTGCATCATGTACCGAATATTCTTTCAGAACGCATTTTGCTGATTGGTTGCGGCAAAGAACGCGAGCTGGATGAGCGCCAGTACAAGCAGGTGATCCAGAAAACCATTAACACCCTGAACGACACCGGTTCTATGGAAGCCGTTTGCTTCCTCACCGAGCTGCACGTTAAAGGGCGTAATACTTACTGGAAAGTGCGTCAGGCGGTCGAAACCTCCAAAGAATCGCTTTACACCTTCGATCAGCTCAAAAGCAATAAAACCGAGCCGCGCCGTCCGCTGCGTAAAATGGTATTCAATGTGCCGACCCGCCGTGAACTGACCAGCGGTGAGCGCGCCATTCAACACGGTCTGGCGGTAGCAGCCGGTATCAAGGCCGCGAAAGATCTCGGCAATATGCCACCGAACATCTGTAACGCTGCCTATCTGGCGTCACAGGCCCGTCAGCTGGCAGATGCGTTCAGCACCAACATCACGACCCGCGTTATCGGCGAGCAGCAGATGAAAGAGCTGGGAATGAATGCGTATCTGGCGGTGGGTCAGGGTTCGAAAAACGAATCGCTGATGTCGGTGATGGAATATAAAGGAAATCCTAACCCGGACGCTAAGCCTATCGTGCTTGTGGGTAAAGGTCTGACCTTCGATTCCGGCGGTATTTCCATTAAACCCGCTGCGGATATGGACGAAATGAAGTACGACATGTGTGGCGCCGCCGCCGTTTACGGTGCGATGCGTGTGGTGGCTGAACTGAATCTGCCGCTGAACGTGATTGGCGTGCTGGCAGGCTGTGAAAACATGCCTGGCGGTCAGGCATTCCGTCCGGGCGACATTCTGACCACCATGTCCGGCCAGACTGTCGAAGTGCTCAATACCGACGCCGAAGGCCGTCTGGTGCTGTGCGATGCGCTGACCTACGTTGAGCGTTTCGATCCTGAGCTGGTGATTGACGTCGCCACGCTGACCGGTGCCTGCGTGATTGCCCTGGGTCATCACATCACCGGTTTGCTGTCGAATCACAATCCGCTGGCGCATGAACTGATCGGCGCGTCCGAACAGGCGGGCGACCGCGCATGGCGTCTGCCACTGGCTGATGAGTATCAGGAACAGCTGGATTCTAATTTTGCGGATATGGCAAACATCGGTGGCCGTCCGGGCGGTGCGATCACCGCCGGTTGCTTCCTGTCGCGTTTCACCCGCAAATACAGCTGGGCACATCTGGATATCGCCGGTACCGCATGGCGTTCAGGTAAGAACAAAGGCGCGACCGGCCGTCCGGTTGCGCTGCTGTCACAGTTCCTGCTCAACCGTGCAGGGCTGGATGGCGATGAGTGA
- a CDS encoding DNA polymerase III subunit chi, producing MKQATFFLLDAPDASGKLSSHEALACQVAAERYRMGKRVLLACEDQKQAERLDEALWQRDPAHFVPHNLAGEGPRFGAPVELCWPGKRGNAPRDLLISLLPEFADFATAFHEVVDFVPYEDSLKQLARERYKAYRSVGFSLTTATPPSVTTSTDENTKRNG from the coding sequence ATGAAACAGGCAACCTTCTTTCTTCTCGATGCGCCGGACGCCAGTGGCAAGCTCAGCTCGCACGAAGCACTGGCCTGTCAGGTCGCCGCTGAACGTTACCGGATGGGCAAACGTGTTCTGCTGGCCTGTGAAGACCAAAAACAGGCTGAACGTCTGGACGAAGCGCTCTGGCAACGCGATCCTGCCCATTTTGTACCACATAATCTGGCCGGTGAAGGCCCGCGTTTTGGTGCGCCGGTAGAATTATGCTGGCCGGGGAAACGCGGCAATGCCCCGCGCGACCTGCTCATTAGTCTGCTGCCTGAGTTTGCAGATTTTGCTACTGCTTTCCATGAAGTGGTAGACTTCGTTCCTTACGAAGATTCCCTTAAACAACTTGCGCGCGAACGCTACAAAGCCTATCGCAGCGTGGGTTTCTCTTTGACGACGGCCACGCCGCCCTCAGTCACCACATCGACCGACGAAAATACAAAGCGAAATGGATAA
- a CDS encoding valine--tRNA ligase, translating to MDKTYNPQDIEQPLYEHWEQQGYFKPHGDTRKESFAIMIPPPNVTGSLHMGHAFQQTIMDAMIRYQRMQGKNTLWQAGTDHAGIATQMVVERKIAAEEGKTRHDYGREAFINKIWDWKAESGGTITRQMRRLGDSVDWERERFTMDEGLSDAVREVFVRLYKEDLIYRGKRLVNWDPKLRTAISDLEVENRESKGSMWHLRYPLADGAKTAEGKDYLVVATTRPETVLGDTGVAVNPEDPRYRDLIGKEIILPLVGRRIPIVADEHADMQKGTGCVKITPAHDFNDYEVGKRHGLPMINILTFDGDIRQTAEIFDTNGEETDACSNEIPEQFRGLERFAARKAVVAAFDEAGLLEEIKPHDLTVPYGDRGGVVIEPMLTDQWYVRTAPLAKVAVEAVEQGDIQFVPKQYENMYFSWMRDIQDWCISRQLWWGHRIPAWYDAEGNVFVGRDEAEVRSENNLSADVVLTQDEDVLDTWFSSGLWTFSTLGWPEQTPDLKAFHPSSVVVSGFDIIFFWIARMIMMTMHFVKDENGKPQVPFHTVYMTGLIRDDEGQKMSKSKGNVIDPLDMIDGISLEDLLEKRTGNMMQPQLAEKIRKRTEKQFPNGIEPHGTDALRFTLAALASTGRDINWDMKRLEGYRNFCNKLWNASRFVLMNTEDQDCGLNGGELELSLADRWILAEYNRTVKSYREAMDNYRFDLAASILYEFTWNQFCDWYLELTKPVMNGGNEAQLRGTRHTLVEVLEGLLRLAHPIIPFITETIWQRVKSLKGITAETIMLQPFPEFDAAKADELALADLEWIKQAIIAIRNVRAEMNLSPARPLELLLRGASADAQRRVEQNLSFIKSLARLESITILAAGDKGPVSVTKLVEGAELLIPMAGLIDKDAELARLDKEMAKLDGEIASIEGKLSNEGFVARAPEAVVAKERERLTACGEAKVKLAEQKATIAAL from the coding sequence ATGGATAAGACATATAACCCGCAAGACATCGAGCAGCCGCTTTACGAGCACTGGGAACAGCAGGGCTATTTCAAGCCACATGGTGATACCCGTAAAGAAAGCTTTGCCATCATGATCCCGCCGCCGAACGTCACCGGCAGCTTGCACATGGGTCATGCTTTCCAGCAAACCATCATGGATGCCATGATCCGCTATCAGCGCATGCAGGGAAAAAATACCCTGTGGCAGGCGGGGACTGACCATGCGGGTATCGCAACGCAGATGGTGGTTGAGCGTAAAATCGCCGCTGAAGAAGGCAAAACCCGTCACGACTACGGCCGCGAAGCGTTTATTAATAAAATCTGGGACTGGAAAGCAGAATCCGGCGGCACCATTACCCGCCAGATGCGCCGCCTGGGTGATTCCGTGGACTGGGAGCGTGAGCGCTTCACCATGGACGAAGGCCTGTCTGACGCCGTGCGCGAAGTGTTCGTTCGTCTGTACAAAGAAGATCTGATTTACCGCGGCAAACGTCTGGTGAACTGGGATCCGAAGCTGCGCACCGCGATTTCAGATCTTGAAGTTGAGAACCGCGAATCCAAAGGTTCCATGTGGCACCTGCGTTATCCGCTGGCTGACGGCGCGAAAACCGCTGAAGGCAAAGATTATCTGGTGGTCGCGACGACACGTCCGGAAACCGTGCTCGGTGATACCGGCGTGGCCGTTAACCCGGAAGATCCGCGTTACCGGGATCTGATCGGCAAAGAGATCATTCTGCCGCTGGTAGGTCGTCGTATCCCGATTGTTGCCGATGAACACGCCGATATGCAAAAAGGCACCGGCTGCGTGAAGATCACCCCTGCGCATGACTTTAACGACTATGAAGTCGGTAAACGTCATGGCCTGCCGATGATCAACATCCTGACGTTCGATGGCGATATCCGCCAGACCGCTGAAATCTTTGATACCAACGGCGAAGAAACTGACGCCTGCAGCAACGAGATCCCTGAGCAGTTCCGTGGTCTTGAGCGCTTTGCCGCGCGTAAAGCCGTGGTCGCCGCCTTCGACGAAGCCGGTCTGCTGGAAGAAATCAAACCTCACGATCTGACGGTGCCTTACGGTGACCGTGGCGGCGTGGTGATTGAGCCAATGCTGACTGACCAGTGGTACGTGCGTACTGCGCCGCTGGCGAAAGTTGCGGTGGAAGCCGTTGAGCAAGGCGATATTCAGTTCGTGCCGAAGCAATACGAGAACATGTACTTCAGCTGGATGCGTGACATTCAGGACTGGTGTATTTCCCGTCAGCTGTGGTGGGGACACCGTATTCCGGCGTGGTATGACGCTGAAGGCAACGTATTTGTGGGCCGCGACGAAGCGGAAGTGCGCAGCGAGAATAACCTGAGCGCAGACGTTGTGCTGACGCAGGACGAAGACGTACTCGACACCTGGTTCTCTTCCGGTTTGTGGACATTCTCCACGCTGGGCTGGCCAGAACAGACGCCTGACCTCAAAGCCTTCCACCCTTCAAGTGTGGTCGTCAGCGGCTTCGACATCATTTTCTTCTGGATCGCGCGCATGATCATGATGACCATGCACTTCGTGAAAGACGAGAACGGCAAGCCGCAGGTTCCGTTCCACACCGTTTACATGACGGGGCTTATCCGCGACGACGAAGGGCAGAAAATGTCCAAGTCCAAAGGTAACGTTATCGATCCGCTGGATATGATCGACGGTATCTCGCTGGAAGACTTGCTGGAAAAACGTACCGGCAACATGATGCAGCCGCAACTGGCAGAGAAAATCCGCAAGCGCACCGAGAAGCAATTCCCGAACGGCATCGAACCGCACGGCACCGACGCCCTGCGCTTCACGCTGGCCGCGCTGGCATCTACCGGCCGTGACATCAACTGGGATATGAAGCGTCTTGAAGGCTACCGCAACTTCTGTAACAAGCTGTGGAACGCCAGCCGCTTCGTGCTGATGAACACCGAAGATCAGGATTGCGGCCTGAACGGCGGCGAACTTGAGCTGTCACTGGCGGACCGCTGGATCCTCGCGGAATATAACCGCACCGTGAAATCTTACCGTGAAGCGATGGATAACTACCGCTTCGATCTGGCTGCCAGCATTCTGTATGAATTCACCTGGAACCAGTTCTGCGACTGGTATCTGGAGCTGACCAAGCCGGTGATGAACGGGGGTAATGAAGCGCAACTGCGCGGCACCCGTCATACGCTGGTGGAAGTACTGGAAGGTCTGCTGCGTCTTGCGCACCCGATCATTCCGTTCATTACCGAAACCATCTGGCAGCGCGTGAAATCCCTGAAAGGCATTACTGCGGAAACCATCATGCTGCAGCCTTTCCCGGAATTTGATGCAGCGAAAGCGGATGAACTGGCGCTGGCCGATCTCGAGTGGATCAAGCAGGCGATCATCGCTATCCGTAACGTGCGTGCCGAAATGAACCTGTCTCCGGCCAGGCCGCTGGAACTGCTGCTGCGCGGCGCGAGTGCGGATGCACAACGTCGTGTGGAACAGAACCTGAGCTTCATTAAATCTCTGGCGCGTCTGGAATCCATCACCATTCTGGCTGCTGGCGATAAAGGCCCGGTCTCTGTCACTAAGCTGGTCGAAGGTGCGGAACTGCTGATCCCGATGGCCGGTCTGATTGATAAAGATGCCGAACTGGCACGTCTGGACAAAGAGATGGCGAAACTGGACGGCGAAATTGCTTCCATCGAAGGCAAGCTGTCTAACGAAGGTTTTGTGGCACGTGCGCCGGAAGCGGTGGTTGCCAAAGAGCGTGAACGTCTGACCGCCTGTGGTGAAGCGAAAGTGAAACTGGCAGAACAAAAAGCCACGATTGCTGCGCTGTAA
- a CDS encoding LysR family transcriptional regulator, protein MSILTMIEGENTNFRDSSEVRGLDSMKENILTDRFKMVKNFDLNLLTTFEAVFIHRSGTKAADALGITPSAVSQALGRLRVHYNDALFIRDGKALAPTTVAVGIHEGLAEAYDNLVAKLQNISFDSQPTRIVVHCSSYISMFTLNVIRKVLDEIAPDCEIVHSSSDNSIAEMEEALIFRKADIIFDAHPHISHSRVSQHIASEAPVMICRRSHPRLSGSVTREQVAQESHIFVDSESASLLSNRLSINTLLQFDRKCRFISPSQLSIISMVESSDMLAFISERFYQKMKNSFDIQKINLEFDFPSQPVYMIYNKAALNNQFFSLLVRKAADVFLQDLQKNSQS, encoded by the coding sequence TTGAGTATCTTGACTATGATTGAAGGTGAGAATACGAATTTCCGTGACTCATCAGAGGTCAGAGGGCTCGACAGCATGAAAGAGAACATACTCACCGATCGTTTTAAGATGGTGAAAAATTTTGATCTCAATTTATTGACGACGTTTGAGGCCGTTTTCATTCATCGTAGCGGAACCAAAGCTGCGGATGCTCTTGGCATCACACCTTCCGCTGTCAGTCAGGCGCTGGGGCGCTTGCGGGTTCATTATAACGATGCGTTGTTCATCAGGGATGGTAAGGCGCTGGCACCTACCACCGTTGCCGTTGGGATACATGAAGGGCTGGCAGAGGCTTATGACAATTTAGTAGCGAAACTGCAGAATATCTCCTTTGATTCTCAGCCAACCCGCATTGTCGTTCACTGCTCGTCCTATATTTCTATGTTTACGCTTAACGTGATACGTAAGGTGCTGGACGAAATTGCACCCGACTGCGAGATAGTGCATAGCAGCAGCGATAATTCAATTGCCGAAATGGAAGAAGCACTTATTTTCCGTAAGGCTGACATCATCTTCGATGCTCATCCTCATATAAGCCATTCCCGGGTAAGCCAGCATATTGCCAGTGAAGCACCGGTGATGATTTGTCGCCGTTCACACCCACGCCTGAGCGGCAGTGTGACACGGGAGCAGGTTGCGCAAGAGAGTCATATTTTTGTGGATTCTGAGAGTGCCAGTCTTTTGTCTAACAGGTTGAGTATTAATACGCTGCTGCAATTCGACAGGAAATGTCGATTTATCAGTCCTTCACAACTCTCTATTATTTCGATGGTTGAATCATCCGATATGCTGGCTTTCATTTCGGAACGTTTCTATCAGAAAATGAAAAATTCCTTTGATATTCAAAAGATTAATTTGGAATTTGATTTTCCGTCTCAGCCTGTCTATATGATCTACAATAAAGCCGCGCTGAATAACCAGTTTTTCTCTTTGCTGGTGAGAAAAGCGGCCGATGTATTTTTGCAGGACTTACAGAAGAACTCCCAGTCTTAA
- a CDS encoding GNAT family N-acetyltransferase: protein MMTSLPVSVQVRPIRLEDNAAIANVIRHVSAEFGLTADKGYTVADPNLDHLYETYSQPRCAYWVVELDGVVAGGGGVAPLSGADNDLCELQKMYFMPALRGQGLAKRLALQAIEHARQQGFARCYLETTASLTQAIALYERLGFHHIDCALGNTGHVDCEVTMLKHL from the coding sequence ATGATGACCTCCCTTCCTGTCAGCGTGCAGGTGCGCCCGATACGCCTTGAAGATAATGCTGCCATCGCCAACGTGATCCGACACGTTTCTGCCGAATTTGGCCTGACTGCAGATAAAGGCTATACCGTGGCAGATCCGAATCTGGATCACCTGTATGAAACCTACAGTCAGCCACGCTGTGCTTACTGGGTGGTGGAACTTGACGGCGTTGTCGCGGGCGGCGGCGGCGTCGCCCCCTTATCCGGTGCAGATAACGATTTGTGTGAATTGCAGAAGATGTATTTTATGCCGGCACTGCGCGGTCAGGGGCTGGCAAAACGACTGGCCTTGCAGGCCATTGAACATGCGCGCCAGCAGGGCTTCGCCCGCTGCTATCTGGAAACCACCGCCAGTCTGACACAGGCGATTGCGCTGTATGAGCGTCTGGGTTTCCACCACATTGACTGCGCGCTCGGCAACACCGGCCATGTCGATTGTGAAGTGACGATGTTAAAACACCTCTGA
- a CDS encoding MurR/RpiR family transcriptional regulator encodes MFTHKAISALNELELTVYNYIVKNGDKVMYMTIRELADAAGVSTTTVLRFCKKMDCEGYSEFRIRFKLFLEHEEKPPVSFGISEIISYFKSINNSEFDELLELAARQIANAQRIIFVGVGTSGSLGKYSARFFSNVGKFSTFIDDPYFPINSDMYKDAIAIILSVSGETEEVLRFATQFSQHNCKIISLTNSETSTLARMADLNISYHMPQVVLEGQYNITTQIPVLYIIETIGKKLPLIKRDSAQ; translated from the coding sequence ATGTTCACACATAAAGCCATTTCAGCATTAAACGAACTGGAACTGACGGTCTATAACTACATCGTCAAAAACGGCGATAAAGTGATGTACATGACCATTCGTGAACTGGCAGATGCCGCAGGTGTCTCAACCACGACAGTTTTGCGCTTCTGCAAAAAGATGGATTGCGAGGGTTATTCCGAATTTCGTATCCGTTTTAAACTGTTTTTAGAACATGAAGAAAAGCCGCCAGTGTCATTTGGCATCAGTGAGATCATCAGTTATTTCAAAAGCATTAATAACAGTGAGTTTGATGAATTATTAGAACTCGCCGCCCGCCAGATTGCTAATGCGCAGCGTATTATATTTGTGGGTGTGGGAACCTCAGGTTCATTAGGGAAATACAGCGCACGCTTTTTCTCTAATGTAGGGAAATTCAGTACCTTTATTGATGACCCTTATTTCCCCATCAACAGCGACATGTATAAAGACGCCATCGCCATTATTCTTTCCGTCTCGGGTGAAACGGAAGAAGTGCTGCGTTTTGCGACCCAGTTCAGTCAGCATAACTGCAAAATCATCAGCCTGACTAACAGCGAGACCTCAACGCTGGCGCGGATGGCAGACCTCAACATCTCTTATCACATGCCGCAAGTCGTCCTCGAAGGGCAATATAATATTACCACGCAGATCCCGGTACTTTATATTATCGAGACCATCGGAAAGAAATTACCGTTAATAAAACGTGACTCAGCGCAATGA
- a CDS encoding PTS transporter subunit EIIC, whose product MAIDYAQTAQDIVKYIGGDNNVISITHCATRLRFVLKDNKAVDKEELKRVKGVITVIEAGGQMQVVIGNHVSDAYKQVLKLIQIDENAPVSAPDVGIVSRVMDVISSIFTPFLYQLAACGILQGIISFLAAIGIMDANSGTYRILNFVSWTAFTFLPVMIAFTAAKKFNVNPFTAVITACALISPDYMNMLTAFKITSVNSADPAMQQLMREAVSNPDIANILQNVVGIPVSSPTLDFLGIPVKYLSYTASVIPIILMVWAMSYIERFFNKVLPIVIRNLFTPMFCIAIMVPMTLLVFGPVGNLIGGAIGGVYNTLYHLSPTIAGFVVGAFWQPLVTLGVHWGITPVTVGNYATLGYDTFTGLQASAVFAMTGSMFGVYLKTRSREMKGISLSAGVTGLFGITEPAIYGVALRLKKPFLCSCVAGGIGGAIAGSFNAVSWSYCLPGIAVLPVFFKEGHMPQFLGFLLSITVAFVLGALFTWLVGFKDEPDVAVTKNVQAETPRATQAEMN is encoded by the coding sequence ATGGCTATTGATTACGCTCAGACCGCTCAGGATATTGTTAAATATATTGGCGGCGATAATAATGTGATTAGCATCACACATTGCGCCACACGTTTACGCTTTGTTCTGAAAGATAATAAAGCCGTCGATAAAGAAGAATTAAAACGCGTGAAGGGGGTTATTACCGTTATAGAGGCTGGCGGACAGATGCAGGTGGTGATCGGCAACCACGTGAGCGACGCGTACAAGCAGGTGCTGAAACTGATCCAGATTGATGAAAATGCGCCGGTCTCAGCGCCTGATGTCGGCATTGTCAGCCGCGTGATGGACGTTATCTCCAGCATCTTTACGCCTTTCCTTTATCAGCTTGCTGCCTGCGGTATCTTACAGGGGATTATTTCTTTCCTGGCCGCCATCGGGATTATGGACGCCAACAGCGGCACTTACCGCATTCTGAATTTTGTGTCGTGGACAGCCTTTACCTTCCTGCCGGTGATGATTGCCTTCACCGCCGCGAAAAAATTCAACGTCAATCCTTTCACTGCGGTCATTACGGCCTGTGCGCTGATCAGCCCCGACTACATGAATATGCTGACGGCCTTCAAGATCACGTCGGTCAACTCCGCCGACCCGGCCATGCAGCAACTGATGCGTGAAGCGGTCAGTAATCCAGACATCGCCAATATTTTACAGAATGTGGTCGGTATTCCGGTTTCTTCACCGACACTGGATTTCCTCGGCATTCCGGTGAAATACCTGAGCTATACCGCGTCTGTTATCCCGATCATTCTGATGGTCTGGGCGATGTCATACATCGAGCGCTTCTTTAATAAAGTGCTGCCGATTGTTATCCGCAACCTGTTCACGCCCATGTTCTGTATCGCCATTATGGTGCCGATGACCCTGCTGGTCTTTGGCCCGGTCGGTAACCTGATTGGTGGCGCAATTGGCGGGGTTTATAACACTCTCTATCACCTCAGCCCGACCATTGCCGGTTTTGTGGTGGGCGCTTTCTGGCAGCCACTGGTCACGCTGGGGGTTCACTGGGGCATTACGCCGGTCACCGTCGGCAACTACGCCACGCTGGGGTACGACACTTTTACCGGCCTGCAGGCTTCTGCCGTCTTCGCGATGACCGGCAGCATGTTTGGCGTATACCTGAAAACCCGCAGCCGCGAAATGAAAGGCATCTCATTGTCTGCTGGCGTTACCGGCCTGTTCGGTATCACTGAACCTGCGATTTACGGCGTGGCGCTGCGTCTGAAAAAACCTTTCCTGTGCAGTTGCGTTGCAGGTGGCATCGGCGGCGCGATTGCCGGTTCCTTTAACGCCGTGTCGTGGAGCTACTGCCTGCCGGGTATCGCCGTGCTGCCAGTGTTCTTCAAAGAAGGCCACATGCCGCAGTTCCTCGGTTTCCTGCTGTCGATTACCGTTGCGTTTGTCCTCGGCGCACTGTTCACCTGGCTGGTCGGTTTCAAAGATGAGCCCGATGTCGCGGTAACTAAAAACGTGCAGGCAGAAACGCCACGCGCCACACAGGCTGAAATGAATTAA